A genome region from Lucilia cuprina isolate Lc7/37 chromosome 3, ASM2204524v1, whole genome shotgun sequence includes the following:
- the LOC111687270 gene encoding zinc finger protein 208-like, with protein sequence MGANKFSNLQKCGEILIDIKTKNRKNKIYVFHCTFCDIQCDQLKKFSLHLGEVHLNDSENILKESELKLETEPEEVRISNPTDIESSNIKKDFGSNVQNNTYISPDPLDTVDLPVSPNLSHDTVNYVVKCELKENSNDGSTYCEKYEMNCAASTTVASDNETNEKLDISNFSSGYSEDEIKEDIDEIPLKKIKINITKRHKRVKQKILTNEIGTDESKDAEDNSNISEVSTDDSRDSDFDIKKELNTKKNTINTKKDVVSTIQFIHINSSKYVFYYFLIEKRSKTKKGIKTKIRKYKNINNEEKESNAIKKHKRCKKRWKNIDESELPVLIEIYKKYEVLWQVNDIAFGILPKRNETFGKMIEELKTNHNFDKNLDELQDYIDYINYIFFKNKEQELKCELDKTEFTPSSKFYKELSFLSDSQGPFKCSNCNEIIAKYDRYQIHVAQHNGTIPFQCRLCEMGFQKFDNYIRHVTRHLGINSYHCSVCGKGYPFKSELDWHLTSHTGVKPYLCPICGAGFRARHGYDNHIRRHEKRFRYECHICKHGFNHLCKLNTHIKSHLNIRDVICNVCGKGFTAAKYLHRHKLIHEEEKRYKCNVCGKAFAQDSGLRTHRKQHQPYATIAENKNLLNVFK encoded by the exons atgggtgctaataaattttctaatcttCAAAAATGTGGTGAAATATTAATagatataaaaacaaagaatagaaaaaacaaaatatacgtttttcatTGCACATTTTGCGACATACAGTGCGatcaattaaagaaattttccctTCACCTTGGCGAAGTGCATTTAAATgattctgaaaatattttaaaagagtcCGAGCTAAAATTGGAAACCGAACCAGAAGAGGTCAGAATTAGTAACCCTACAGACATAGAGAgctcaaatattaaaaaagatttcGGTAGCAATGTACAAAACAATACCTATATAAGTCCAGATCCTTTAGATACAGTAGACCTCCCCGTAAGTCCAAACTTAAGTCATGACACTGTAAATTACGTTGTCAAATgcgaattaaaagaaaattccaaTGATGGAAGTACTTATTGCGAAAAGTACGAAATGAACTGCGCTGCATCCACCACAGTTGCCAGTGATAATGAAACCAATGAAAAACttgatatttcaaatttttctagTGGCTATAGTGAAGATGAAATAAAGGAAGATATTGATGAAATTccgcttaaaaaaataaaaattaatattactaAAAGGCATAAAAGAGTAAAGCAAAAG atACTTACAAATGAAATAGGCACTGATGAATCTAAGGATGCAGAAgataat tctaATATATCCGAAGTAAGCACCGATGATTCTCGTGATTCTGATTTCGAT attaaaaaagaactaaatacTAAGAAAAATACTATAAACACCAAAAAGGATGTTGTAAGTACTATAcagtttatacatataaattcatctaaatatgttttttattattttttaatagaaaaaagaagCAAAACAAAGAAAggaatcaaaacaaaaattcgtaagtataaaaatataaacaat gaAGAAAAAGAatcaaatgcaataaaaaaacataaaagatgtaaaaaacGTTGG aaaaatatagatGAATCAGAACTACCCGTActaattgaaatatataaaaaatatgaagttCTATGGCAAGTTAATGACATTGCATTTGGTATTTTACCCAAAAGAAATGAAACTTTTGGCAAAATGATTgaagaattaaaaacaaatcataacTTTGATAAGAATCTGGATGAACTACAAGATTATATcgattatataaattacatattctttaaaaataaagaacaagAACTTAAATGTGAATTAGATAAAACCGAGTTTACAccttcatcaaaattttataaagaattatcATTTTTAAGCGATAGCCAAGGTCCATTTAAATGTTCAAATTGTAATGAGATTATTGCAAAATACGATCGTTATCAAATACATGTAGCTCAGCACAATGGTACGATACCATTCCAATGTCGTCTTTGTGAGATGGGATTTCAGAAATTTGACAACTATATAAGACATGTAACCAGACATTTAGGCATTAATAGCTATCACTGCAGTGTGTGCGGTAAAGGTTATCCATTTAAATCAGAGTTAGACTGGCACTTAACGTCGCACACTGGAGTCAAACCCTACTTATGTCCAATATGTGGTGCTGGATTTAGAGCTCGTCACGGTTATGATAATCATATAAGACGACACGAAAAACGTTTTCGCTATGAATGTCATATATGCAAACATGGCTTTAATCATTTATGTAAACTGAATACTCATATTAAATCTCATCTCAATATACGCGATGTCATATGCAATGTATGCGGCAAAGGTTTCACTGCAGCTAAATATCTACATAGACATAAACTTATACACGAGGAAGAAAAGCGCTACAAATGCAATGTTTGCGGTAAGGCATTTGCCCAAGATTCTGGACTACGAACACATCGAAAACAACATCAACCCTATGCTACGATAGcggaaaataaaaacttattaaatgtatttaaatag
- the LOC111687278 gene encoding zinc finger protein 677-like: MSYKNVKNNNTITKKCGEITITMKKNAKNIYSFNCWFCDTICVQMKKFSLHLEQEHVNQLEEKTSAVAECKNEKNLDDKIEIQREAVLTTDNILIGEIKIEDYESDDIKLETEEEKPQIVTRSQKNKLSPTFQDPLETCNSNENILPVLQESKEEIEFKINNGGNKELFEDINTNNYSDDEYVEDSSVISGDDNFTESDNNIEDNTDEELVEAKEKDFILALIESYYQKTQLWNTSRKCRPKVKRVILQNITDEVNLKLKSKFKVDTVTQKLNLICRQYEKVIKYQLKGSKKKKHTKLWFSKHMSFLKTIIESKLKSKRKKTYTKVKPLSDDLLCIIIDIYKNYNSLWNVNHVAYPVKEKRFETLESMLDDVNKILDTPIDVDNLEKHLLYIHKSYSQDKQLKLECEAKQQDFQPTYSFSNKCSFLEDHQGPFKCPYCKNFYLKFKDFFIHKSQHDGSDPFKCQECGTGFKAHGNYTIHVKRHLGVLKFRCEICGKGYPVNSELEFHMSTHNDTQPYLCSICGESFRTSAGYDNHIRRHEERFRHYCDICKKGFNCLTTLTDHVNAHLNVRDFICNVCGKSFTAKKYLMYHRRIHGSKNYRCNICGKSYAQDAGLRQHKKQHGIPIGSIGKNKKKNE, translated from the exons atgtcttataaaaatgttaaaaataataacactaTCACAAAAAAATGCGGGGAAATTACAATCACAATGAAAAAgaatgctaaaaatatttattcattcaattGTTGGTTTTGTGATACCATCTGTGTACAAATGAAAAAGTTCAGTTTGCATCTAGAACAGGAACATGTTAACCAGTTGGAAGAAAAAACGTCTGCAGTTGCAGaatgtaaaaatgaaaaaaatcttgaTGATAAAATAGAAATTCAAAGAGAAGCCGTTTTAACTACTGATAATATACTGATTGGAGAAATTAAAATAGAAGATTATGAAAGTGATGATATTAAATTGGAAACTGAAGAGGAAAAGCCACAAATTGTAACAAGATCTCAAAAG aataaattatCGCCAACATTTCAAGATCCATTAGAAACCTGTAATAGTAATGAAAATATACTGCCTGTTTTACAAGAAAGCAAGGaagaaattgaatttaaaataaataacggTGGAAATAAAGAACTTTTCGAGgatataaacactaataattaTTCAGATGATGAATat GTTGAAGATAGTTCTGTAATAAGTGGAGATGATAATTTTACAGAGAGCGACAACAATATTGAAGATAATACTGATGAAGAGTTAGTAGAAgcaaaagaaaaagattttatattagCACTCATTGAATCATATTACCAAAAGACACAATTATGGAATACATCAAGAAAATGTAGACCAAAAGTTAAAAGGgtcattttacaaaatattacagATGAAGTGAATCTTAAACTAAAATCGAAATTTAAAGTGGACACCGTGACGcaaaaattaaatcttataTGCAGGCAATATGAGAAAGTAATTAAATACCAATTAAAGGGaagtaaaaagaaaaagcaTACCAAGTTGTGGTTTTCGAAACATATGAGTTTTCTTAAAACTATAATTGAAAGTAAATTGAAATCAAAAAGG aaaaaaacatatactaAAGTG AAACCTTTAAGCGATGACTTGTTATGCATAATAATTGATATATACAAAAACTACAATAGTTTATGGAATGTGAATCATGTAGCATATCCCGTCAAAGAAAAACGCTTTGAAACTTTGGAGTCTATGCTAGATGATGTTAATAAGATACTTGATACGCCCATAGATGTAGATAATCTAGAAAAACatctattatatatacataaatcatATTCCCAGGATAAGCAACTCAAATTAGAATGTGAAGCAAAACAACAAGATTTCCAACCCACATATTCCTTTTCAAATAAGTGTAGTTTTTTGGAAGATCATCAAGGACCATTCAAATGTCCatattgcaaaaatttctatttgaaattcaaggatttttttatacacaaatcCCAACACGATGGCTCCGATCCATTCAAATGTCAAGAATGTGGTACAGGTTTTAAGGCTCATGGAAATTACACTATACATGTTAAACGTCATTTGGGCGTGCTTAAATTTCGTTGCGAAATATGTGGCAAAGGCTATCCTGTAAATTCTGAACTAGAATTCCATATGAGTACACACAATGATACTCAGCCTTATTTGTGTTCGATATGTGGTGAGAGTTTTCGTACTTCCGCTGGTTATGATAATCATATACGTCGGCACGAAGAAAGATTTCGACATTATTGCGATATATGTAAAAAAGGCTTCAACTGTTTAACTACTCTTACTGATCATGTTAATGCTCACCTCAATGTCCGTGATTTTATTTGTAATGTATGTGGTAAAAGTTTTACAgctaaaaagtatttaatgtaTCATAGACGTATACATGGAAGTAAAAACTACAGGTGTAATATTTGTGGTAAGTCCTATGCACAGGATGCCGGTCTAAGgcaacataaaaaacaacacgGTATTCCAATTGGTAGTAttggtaaaaataaaaagaagaatgaataa
- the LOC111687276 gene encoding growth hormone-inducible transmembrane protein has product MLLRLATQVPGRLANGSTTFSASIKQTLLAPRLIKPNNNNLLVRQYARGPREPPLTSRSEVRRGPTLKEKLMAPPSENAYSMGKGAAAGAAGIGLGALCYYGLGLSKDASIQNNALLWPQYVRDRLHTTYGYFGASCVLTALTAAAVFRSPRLLELTTRNGWLSTLATFALVIGTGAMTQSIPYKEGIGAKQLSWALHCAVLGGVIAPLCFLGGPLLTRAALYTGGVVGGLSTIAVCAPSDKFLYMGGPLAIGLGLVMASSLAGMWLPPTTALGAGLASLSLYGGLVLFSGFLLYDTQRIVRKAEVYPQYAMAPFDPINASLSIYMDVLNIFIRIAMILSGSGGNRRK; this is encoded by the exons ATGTTACTAAGACTTGCAACACAAGTACCGGGCCGTTTAGCCAACGGATCTACCACATTTTCCGCATCCATCAAACAAACATTGCTTGCTCCACGTTTGATAAAGcccaacaataataatttattggTTCGTCAATATGCTCGTGGTCCCAGGGAGCCACCACTAACTTCACGCAGTGAAGTAAGACGTGGACCGactttaaaggaaaaattaatGGCTCCACCATCGGAAAATG catACTCCATGGGAAAAGGTGCCGCAGCTGGAGCAGCTGGTATTGGTTTAGGGGCATTGTGCTATTATGGTTTAGGTCTCAGCAAAGATGCCAGCATACAGAATAATGCACT TTTGTGGCCCCAATATGTTAGAGATCGTTTGCACACAACCTATGGATACTTTGGAGCTTCTTGCGTTCTAACAGCTTTGACAGCAGCCGCTGTTTTTCGTTCTCCACGTTTATTAGAGTTAACCACTCGTAACGGCTGGCTG TCCACTTTGGCAACTTTTGCCCTAGTCATTGGCACCGGTGCCATGACACAATCTATTCCCTATAAAGAGGGCATTGGTGCTAAGCAATTGTCTTGGGCTTTACATTGCGCAGTATTGGGTGGTGTTATTGCACCATTGTGTTTCCTCGGTGGTCCGCTGTTGACTCGCGCTGCTCTTTATACTGGTGGCGTAGTTGGTGGTCTATCAACTATTGCTGTTTGTGCTCCAAGtgataaatttttgtacatgggtGGTCCTTTAGCAATTGGTTTGGGCTTGGTAATGGCCTCTTCATTGGCTGGCATGTGGTTACCACCTACAACTGCATTGGGAGCTG GTTTGGCGTCCTTGTCTCTTTATGGTGGTTTAGTACTTTTCAGTGGATTTTTGCTTTACGATACTCAACGTATTGTGCGCAAAGCTGAAGTTTATCCCCAATATGCAATGGCTCCTTTCGATCCTATTAACGC GAGCCTTTCAATTTACATGGACGTTCTAAACATTTTCATTCGAATTGCTATGATTTTGTCTGGATCAGGTGGCAACCGTCGCAAATAA
- the LOC111687269 gene encoding uncharacterized protein LOC111687269, with protein sequence MSFKSVKNIGTVSQKCGEIIITMKKNAKNVYSYNCWFCDTICIQMKKFTLHLEQEHITQLEQATAIVTDTNNEDNLDDKLEIQKETAIDSIFVGEIKIEDCFNDNSDDLISELGEEKSQIVTRCLKKDQLMQNSQDPLEAFESNATENVLPVSLENDNEAFKIDNSNLKDEFQFENVKTNMLSDDEQLENNSDFSKNHNDSDSDFKMEYSSEENLIKPLKNNRKVKEKEYILALIEAYYQKPQLWNTLLPKCNNVQREMLFQNITDELNQKLKRNLKLYTIKNKINDICKKYEKEIKRQLEADEKTIETNITELWFYENMSFLKTSIESKLKQKRKKTYHKVKPLSDDLLCEIIDVYKTYSSLWNVNHVAYPIKQKRDESLQSMVEDVKKKIDIPLDVDKLEKHLLHIHNSFSKDKEDKLKCEGKHIGFRPTCSFYNKCDFLEEHQGPFKCPYCSEIHMQYKDFQIHKSQHDGSIPFKCQECGMGFKASGNYTLHVKRHLGVFRYRCNICDKGYPLNSELTLHMRSHTGAQPYLCSICGEGFRAAIGYDNHMRRHEERFRYHCQICKRGFNVLATLRDHVNAHLNVRNFVCNDCGKSFTSKKYLQYHSRIHGSKNYTCNICGKSYAQDAGLRQHKRHMHATRIPARMSSTSVSNCNTVSKKCGEIIITMKKNAKNVYSFNCWFCDTICIQMKKFTLHLEREHVTELEHTTSIATEQYKPENAISDIEKVNSIDNILVREIKVEDCDSENIKSETSEEKSQVIKECNDKEEVIPRFQDPLETFEENHDGILLPISEVLINQKASKLDTNEYFEKIQPTEDVEMHYFSADEQHEYHSDLSGEESSDSDFKIEDNVDDKLMKPFKQSAKSKEKELILGLIDAYYKNPQLWDTTLMERCNLKQKDDILQTITDELNANLKMKLKLYMVKKKLNFICKQYEKEIERQINENDNSKESQNSELWFFENMSFLKSTVENKLKLKRKKPKHKVKPLNDNLLSELIDIYKNYNSLWDVNHIAYTVKDKRHETMESMLEDINTKMNLTLDIYKLEKHLHFIHKSFAKEKHHKLECQINQEDFHPSCSYFNKCDFLESNQGPFKCPNCNEIIETYNDFQVHKSQHDGSVPFKCQECGMGFKKVTNYTIHAKRHLRVFKFHCEICGKGYPFNAELDLHMRSHTGAQPYLCSVCGEGFRTAISYDNHIRRHEERFKYFCHICKKGFNHMTRLNDHVKAHLNVRDVICTVCGKGFTSRKYLNHHKRIHEGKNYSCNICGKSFAQDAGLRAHKKYHGTPIGISSIQKEQNKYNLL encoded by the exons atgtcgtttaaaagtgttaaaaatattgGTACTGTTTCACAAAAATGTGGagaaattataattacaatgaaaaaaaatgccaaaaatgtttattcataCAATTGTTGGTTTTGTGACACTATTTGTATACAAATGAAAAAGTTTACTTTGCATCTTGAACAGGAACATATAACCCAATTGGAACAGGCAACAGCTATTGTTACTGATACTAACAATGAAGATAATCTCGATGATAAGTtagaaatacaaaaagaaaccGCTATTGATAGTATATTTGTTGGAGAAATTAAAATTGAAGATTGTTTTAATGATAATAGCGATGATTTAATATCTGAATTAGGAGAAGAAAAATCTCAAATTGTAACAAGGTGTCTTAAAAAG GATCAATTGATGCAAAATTCCCAAGATCCACTAGAAGCTTTTGAAAGTAATGCTACTGAAAATGTTCTACCAGTTTCATTGGAAAATGATAATGAAGCATTTAAAATAGATAATTCGAATTTAAAAGATGAATTTCAATTCGAAAATGTGAAAACAAATATGTTATCGGATGATGAACAA CTAGAAAATAATTCCGATTTCAGTAAAAACCATAATGACAGCGATAGTGATTTCAAAATGGAGTATAGTAGCgaggaaaatttaataaaaccacTCAAAAACAACcgaaaagttaaagaaaaagaatatattttagcACTCATTGAAGCTTATTATCAAAAACCTCAACTATGGAATACATTATTACCCAAGTGCAATAATGTTCAAAGAGAAATgctatttcaaaatataactgATGAAttgaatcaaaaattaaaaagaaatttaaaattatatacgattaagaataaaataaatgatataTGCAAGAaatacgaaaaagaaattaaaagacaATTGGAAGCGGatgaaaaaactatagaaacaAATATTACAGAATTATGGTTTTACGAAAATATGAGTTTTCTGAAAACCTCAATTGAAAgcaaattaaaacagaaaagg aagAAAACATATCATAAAGTG AAACCCTTAAGTGATGACTTATTATGCGAAATAATAGACGTTTACAAGACTTACAGTAGTTTATGGAATGTCAATCATGTAGCCTACCCCATCAAACAAAAACGTGATGAATCTTTGCAATCTATGGTGGAagatgttaaaaagaaaattgatattCCTTTAGATGTAGATAAACTTGAAAAACACCTGCTGCATATACACAATtcattttctaaagataaaGAAGACAAATTGAAATGTGAAGGCAAACATATTGGTTTTCGACCCACTTGTTctttctataataaatgtgattttttagaagaacatcAAGGACCATTTAAATGCCCCTATTGCAGTGAAATCCATATGCaatataaagattttcaaaTACACAAATCACAACACGATGGATCCATACCATTTAAGTGTCAAGAATGTGGCATGGGATTCAAGGCAAGCGGCAATTATACATTACATGTAAAACGACATTTAGGAGTTTTTCGATATCGTTGTAATATTTGTGACAAGGGATATCCCTTAAACTCTGAACTAACACTTCATATGCGTTCACATACCGGCGCCCAACCGTATTTATGTTCTATATGTGGAGAAGGATTTCGTGCAGCTATTGGCTATGATAATCATATGCGTCGACATGAAGAAAGATTTCGATATCATTGTCAAATATGTAAAAGAGGATTTAATGTTTTAGCAACCCTTAGGGATCATGTTAATGCCCATCTAAATGTTCGAAATTTCGTTTGTAATGACTGTGGTAAAAGTTTTACTTCTAAGAAGTATCTACAATATCACAGCCGCATTCATGGTAGTAAAAACTATACATGTAACATTTGTGGTAAGAGTTATGCCCAGGATGCTGGTTTAAGACAGCATAAAAGACACATGCATGCCACAAGGATTCCAGcaag aatgtcAAGTACAAGTGTTTCAAACTGTAATACTGTAAGCAAAAAGTGTGGagaaattataattacaatGAAAAAGAATgccaaaaatgtttattcattCAATTGTTGGTTTTGTGATACCATTTgtatacaaatgaaaaaattcaCTTTGCATCTTGAACGGGAACATGTTACTGAGTTGGAACATACAACTTCTATTGCAACTGAGCAATATAAACCAGAAAATGCTATATCTGATATTGAAAAAGTAAATAGTATCGATAATATATTAGTTAGAGAAATTAAAGTAGAAGATTGTGACAGTGAAAATATTAAGTCCGAAACGAGTGAGGAAAAATCACAAGTTATAAAAGAATGCAACGACAAG GAGGAAGTAATACCAAGATTCCAAGACCCTCTTGAAACGTTTGAGGAAAATCATGATGGAATTTTATTGCCCATTTCAGAAGTATTGATTAACCAAAAGGCTTCGAAATTAGATACAAATGAATACTTTGAAAAAATACAACCAACAGAAGATGTAGAAATGCATTACTTTTCAGCAGACGAACAA CATGAATATCATTCAGATTTAAGCGGTGAAGAGTCTTCGGATAGTGATTTTAAAATTGAAGACAATGTCGATGATAAACTAATGAAACCTTTTAAACAAAGTGCAAAGTCAAAAGAAAAGGAACTAATTTTGGGTCTTATTGATGCGTACTACAAAAATCCACAACTTTGGGATACAACACTTATGGAAAGATGTAATTTAAAGCAGAAAGACGATATACTACAAACTATAACAGATGAATTGAATGCAAActtaaagatgaaattaaaattatacatggttaagaaaaagttaaattttatttgcaagcagtatgaaaaagaaattgaaagacAAATCAACGAGAATGACAATAGCAAAGAGTCGCAGAATTCCGAATTATGGTTCTTTGAAAATATGAGTTTTCTAAAATCCAcagttgaaaataaattaaaactaaaaaga aaaaaaccaaaacataAAGTG AAACCCTTAAATGATAATCTCTTATCTGAGTTAATTgatatttacaaaaactataacAGTCTATGGGATGTTAATCATATAGCTTATACAGTTAAGGATAAAAGACATGAAACTATGGAGTCTATGTTGGAAGATATTAATACTAAAATGAATCTTACTTTAGATATATACAAATTAGAAAAACACttacattttatacataaatcatTTGCTAAGGAAAAACACCACAAATTGGAATGTCAAATAAATCAAGAGGATTTTCATCCATCATGTTCCTACTTCAATAAATGTGACTTTTTGGAAAGTAATCAAGGACCTTTCAAATGCCCCAACTGCAATGAAATCATTGAGACCTATAATGACTTTCAAGTACATAAATCGCAACATGATGGCTCCGTACCATTTAAATGTCAGGAATGTGGCATGGGATTCAAAAAAGTTACCAACTATACCATACACGCAAAACGGCATTTGcgtgtttttaaatttcattgcgAAATCTGTGGAAAGGGATATCCATTTAATGCTGAACTAGATCTTCATATGCGTTCACACACTGGAGCCCAACCATATTTATGTTCGGTATGCGGTGAAGGATTTCGTACAGCCATTAGTTACGATAATCATATAAGACGTCATGAggaaagatttaaatatttctgcCATATATGTAAAAAAGGCTTTAATCATATGACACGCCTTAATGATCATGTCAAAGCCCATCTCAATGTGCGTGATGTTATATGTACGGTATGTGGTAAGGGTTTTACCAGccgtaaatatttaaatcaccATAAGCGTATACATGAAGGTAAAAATTATAGTTGTAATATATGTGGGAAAAGCTTTGCTCAGGATGCTGGTCTAAGGGCTCATAAAAAATACCATGGAACTCCGATTGGCATTAGTAGTATTCAAAAAGAACAGAATAAATATAACTTATTGTAA